Proteins encoded in a region of the Sphingomonas japonica genome:
- a CDS encoding TonB-dependent receptor — protein MLRTILLAATALAPLPALAQQADPPLQDDAVHAEADEEIIITAPFRRNQVDVLSGTSVVSGLELTRDIRPSIGDTLARQPGVSASSFGPSVSRPVLRGFQGDRVRILTDGIGSIDASTASADHAPVINPLTAERIEVLRGPAALLFGSSAIGGVVNVIDSRIARRMPESPLHLDGIATYGSAAEERSGSASLDVPIGGKIVAHADGSYTKTGNLRTGGYLLAPELRAIAAGSDEAEVRENAERRGTLDNSAAETWEVAGGLSVVTDRGHLGFSVSHYESLYGIPPRLEFQHEEGEDHDHGDGEENDHEEEGHAHEEVRLDLRQTRLDIRGEIETGGGFLDRIRLRLGAADYRHDEIEPTGEIGTTFTNQGYEGRLELVQAQRGNWQGAIGGQFFLRRFEAVGEEKFVPLNNTEQFGLFTLQAFDLGPFKAEAGARYEKTNVSASADADLGNPDLDRSFDAFSGSIGASYAIADGIRIGLNGSRSERAPSAEELFANGPHAGTQAFEIGDPDFAKESSWGLEATLKGGSDAFSFAAAAYYNWFDNYIYQSATGEEADELPVFVYAQSDAKIYGFEVEAAANLIRGDAFTLRADALGDYVHADIDSAGPAPRIPPLRVLGGLEGTLTQFTARAEVEHVFEQDRVSDFELPTDGYTMVNASLAFRPFGRDNATSLVLSANNLFDVEARRHASFLKDFAPLAGRDIRVTARFQL, from the coding sequence ATGCTCCGTACCATCTTGCTTGCCGCCACTGCCCTCGCTCCGCTACCCGCGCTCGCCCAACAGGCCGACCCGCCCTTGCAGGATGACGCCGTCCATGCCGAGGCAGATGAGGAAATCATCATCACCGCCCCGTTTCGGCGCAATCAGGTCGATGTGCTGTCGGGAACGTCGGTGGTTTCCGGCCTCGAGCTCACCCGCGACATCCGGCCGTCGATCGGCGATACGCTTGCGCGTCAGCCCGGCGTGTCTGCCAGTTCGTTCGGGCCCAGCGTCTCGCGTCCGGTCCTGCGCGGGTTCCAGGGCGACCGCGTCCGCATCCTGACCGACGGCATCGGCAGCATCGATGCCTCGACCGCGTCGGCCGATCACGCGCCGGTCATCAATCCGCTGACCGCCGAGCGCATCGAGGTGCTGCGCGGCCCCGCGGCCTTGCTGTTCGGATCGTCGGCGATCGGCGGCGTCGTCAACGTCATCGACAGCCGAATCGCGCGCCGTATGCCCGAGTCGCCGCTGCATCTCGACGGCATCGCCACTTATGGTTCGGCAGCCGAAGAGCGCTCCGGCTCGGCGTCGCTCGACGTGCCGATCGGCGGCAAGATCGTCGCGCACGCCGATGGCAGCTATACCAAGACCGGCAATCTGCGCACCGGCGGCTATCTGCTCGCACCCGAACTGCGCGCAATCGCGGCGGGAAGCGACGAGGCGGAGGTGCGCGAGAATGCCGAGCGTCGCGGTACGCTCGACAACAGTGCGGCCGAGACCTGGGAAGTCGCCGGCGGCCTTTCGGTCGTCACCGATCGCGGGCATCTGGGCTTCTCGGTCAGCCACTATGAAAGCCTCTATGGCATTCCTCCGCGCCTCGAATTCCAGCACGAGGAAGGCGAGGATCACGATCATGGCGATGGCGAAGAGAACGACCATGAGGAGGAGGGCCACGCGCACGAGGAGGTCCGCCTCGACCTGCGCCAGACCCGCCTCGACATTCGCGGGGAGATCGAGACCGGCGGCGGCTTTCTCGATCGCATCCGCCTGCGGCTCGGCGCTGCCGATTACCGACACGACGAGATCGAGCCGACCGGAGAGATCGGGACGACCTTCACCAACCAGGGCTATGAAGGACGGCTCGAACTGGTCCAGGCACAGCGCGGCAACTGGCAGGGCGCCATCGGAGGTCAGTTTTTCCTGCGCCGCTTCGAAGCGGTCGGCGAGGAGAAGTTCGTCCCGCTGAACAACACCGAACAGTTCGGGCTGTTCACGCTGCAGGCGTTCGACCTTGGTCCGTTCAAGGCGGAAGCAGGCGCACGCTACGAGAAAACCAACGTCTCGGCGTCCGCCGATGCCGATCTGGGCAATCCGGACCTCGATCGCAGCTTCGATGCGTTTTCGGGTTCGATCGGCGCGAGCTACGCGATCGCCGACGGTATCCGCATCGGCCTGAACGGATCGCGCAGCGAGCGCGCGCCATCGGCCGAGGAATTGTTCGCCAACGGCCCGCATGCGGGAACGCAAGCGTTCGAGATCGGCGATCCCGATTTCGCCAAGGAATCGAGCTGGGGACTGGAAGCGACGCTCAAGGGCGGATCGGACGCGTTCAGCTTTGCCGCCGCCGCCTATTACAACTGGTTCGACAATTACATCTATCAGTCGGCGACCGGTGAAGAGGCGGACGAACTTCCGGTGTTCGTCTATGCGCAGTCGGATGCGAAAATCTATGGGTTCGAGGTCGAGGCCGCAGCGAACCTGATCCGCGGCGATGCCTTCACGCTGCGCGCCGATGCGCTGGGCGATTATGTCCATGCCGATATCGACAGCGCCGGCCCGGCACCGCGCATCCCGCCGCTGCGCGTGCTCGGCGGGCTGGAAGGCACGCTGACGCAGTTCACCGCGCGCGCCGAAGTCGAGCATGTGTTCGAACAGGATCGCGTCTCCGATTTCGAACTGCCGACCGACGGCTACACGATGGTCAACGCCTCGCTCGCCTTTCGTCCGTTCGGGCGCGACAACGCCACCAGCCTGGTGCTGTCGGCGAACAACCTGTTCGATGTCGAAGCGCGCCGCCATGCCAGCTTCCTCAAGGATTTCGCGCCGCTCGCCGGACGCGATATCCGCGTTACGGCGCGATTCCAGCTGTAA
- the folK gene encoding 2-amino-4-hydroxy-6-hydroxymethyldihydropteridine diphosphokinase, whose amino-acid sequence MTKASYAIAIGSNRPGRAGRPHAIVRAAFAALGKVTAASPIADTAPLGPSMRRYANAVAIVASDEAPDALLRRLKAIERRFGRRAGRRWGARVLDLDIVLWSEGCWASPGLIVPHPAFRERGFVLVPLMQAAPDWRDPVSRLTVRQLAARLARARPVDRARPRA is encoded by the coding sequence GTGACCAAGGCAAGCTATGCGATCGCGATCGGATCGAACCGGCCGGGCCGGGCAGGGCGGCCGCACGCGATAGTCCGCGCTGCGTTCGCTGCGCTCGGAAAGGTCACCGCCGCGTCGCCGATCGCCGATACCGCGCCGCTTGGCCCGTCGATGCGGCGCTATGCCAATGCCGTGGCGATCGTGGCGAGCGACGAGGCACCGGACGCCTTGCTGCGGCGGCTCAAGGCGATCGAGCGGCGGTTCGGGCGGCGCGCCGGCCGACGCTGGGGCGCGCGCGTGCTCGACCTCGACATCGTGCTGTGGAGCGAGGGGTGCTGGGCCAGCCCTGGCCTGATCGTGCCGCACCCGGCGTTTCGCGAGCGGGGGTTCGTGCTGGTCCCGCTGATGCAGGCCGCGCCGGACTGGCGCGATCCGGTCAGCCGCCTGACCGTCCGCCAGCTGGCCGCGCGCCTCGCCCGCGCGCGCCCGGTTGACCGCGCGCGACCCCGCGCCTAG
- a CDS encoding phosphatase PAP2 family protein: MPPLLDRIINHHRVDSRILIAFLALALGSFAFLELASEVGEGDTIAVDRWILQGLRSAADPSIPVGPAWLRGAMIDVTALGGVSVLTIVTAIAAGYLIAARKWSTAALLTAAIAGGALLSVLLKDVFERARPDLVVHLVEVSSTSFPSGHAMNAAVTYLTLGTLLARAEQGRRVRAYLILVAIGLTLLIGGSRVYLGVHWPSDVLAGWCVGATWAALCSLVARALQRRHAIEAPGEVDEPLS; encoded by the coding sequence ATGCCCCCCTTGCTGGATCGCATCATAAACCACCACCGCGTCGACAGCCGCATCCTGATCGCGTTCCTTGCGCTGGCGCTGGGCAGCTTCGCATTTCTGGAACTCGCGTCCGAGGTTGGCGAAGGGGACACCATCGCCGTCGACCGCTGGATATTGCAGGGACTGCGCAGCGCCGCCGACCCATCGATACCGGTCGGCCCCGCCTGGCTGCGCGGCGCGATGATCGACGTGACTGCGCTCGGCGGCGTCAGCGTGCTCACGATCGTCACCGCGATCGCCGCGGGCTATCTGATCGCGGCGCGCAAATGGTCGACCGCGGCGCTGCTGACCGCGGCGATCGCGGGCGGGGCGCTGCTGAGCGTGCTGCTCAAGGACGTGTTCGAACGCGCGCGTCCCGACCTCGTCGTCCATCTCGTCGAGGTCAGCTCGACCAGCTTTCCCAGCGGCCATGCCATGAATGCCGCGGTGACATACCTTACGCTGGGTACGCTGCTGGCGCGCGCCGAGCAGGGGCGAAGGGTGCGCGCCTATCTGATCCTGGTGGCGATCGGGCTGACGCTGCTGATCGGCGGGTCGCGCGTCTATCTGGGCGTGCACTGGCCAAGCGACGTGCTGGCCGGCTGGTGCGTCGGCGCGACCTGGGCGGCGCTGTGCTCGCTGGTCGCGCGCGCGCTCCAGCGGCGGCACGCGATCGAAGCGCCGGGCGAGGTCGACGAACCGCTTTCCTGA
- a CDS encoding TorF family putative porin, with the protein MKPTVLAAFVAGLTLVPDQAAAQSLPVISGSIEATTDHRRRGLSWSDGDPALDAYVEAPLIAGLEVNGRATTLRSSQRHDGADAVFDLGGKFSTGFGGITASAGATGHWFAGGASDLDYLELNAGVGALLGPAQLDVTADYAPDQDAIGGDNLYLRARGSVAVIGTPFTVAAHVGHSTGGSDDALRSARLRPTGDYTDWGAVVEYVVGPVIVGARYSGTSIDTDRPAPVLAEIDNSGDRLTAHVALVF; encoded by the coding sequence ATGAAACCGACCGTCCTCGCCGCGTTCGTCGCGGGTCTGACGCTCGTCCCGGATCAGGCGGCCGCGCAGAGCCTGCCGGTCATCAGCGGATCGATCGAGGCGACCACCGATCATCGCCGCCGCGGCCTCAGCTGGTCCGACGGCGACCCCGCGCTCGATGCCTATGTTGAGGCTCCGCTGATCGCGGGGCTCGAGGTCAATGGGCGCGCCACCACGCTGCGGTCGAGCCAGCGGCATGACGGTGCGGATGCGGTATTCGATCTGGGCGGCAAGTTCAGCACGGGGTTCGGCGGCATCACCGCGAGCGCGGGCGCGACCGGACATTGGTTCGCCGGCGGCGCGAGCGACCTCGACTATCTCGAGTTAAATGCCGGAGTGGGCGCGCTGCTGGGGCCCGCACAGCTCGACGTCACCGCCGACTATGCTCCCGACCAGGACGCGATCGGCGGCGACAACCTGTATCTGCGCGCGCGCGGCAGCGTCGCCGTCATCGGTACGCCGTTCACGGTGGCGGCGCATGTCGGGCATTCGACCGGCGGCAGCGACGATGCGTTACGCTCGGCGCGCCTGCGCCCGACCGGAGACTATACCGACTGGGGCGCGGTCGTGGAATATGTCGTCGGTCCGGTGATCGTCGGCGCGCGTTATTCCGGCACGTCGATCGACACCGATCGACCGGCCCCGGTGCTGGCCGAGATCGATAACAGTGGCGACCGGCTCACCGCGCACGTGGCGCTGGTCTTCTGA
- a CDS encoding uracil-DNA glycosylase, whose translation MFAPSPIPETEPPRDCPRCPRLVAFRHELRAEYPDWWNAPVNAFGDPQAWLGIIGLAPGKHGANRTGRPFTGDHAGQLLFDTLGKFGLASGTYEARPDDSLALTGAIIINAVKCLPPQNKPTPEEIRTCRPFLEGQIGVLPRARIFVALGQIAHQSAVKVLGGKLPKAKFGHLAEHRMPDGRILIDSYHCSRYNQNTGRLTPEMFEAVFARAIAVREAMSR comes from the coding sequence ATGTTCGCGCCAAGCCCGATCCCCGAAACCGAACCGCCGCGCGATTGCCCGCGCTGTCCGCGTCTCGTCGCCTTTCGCCACGAACTGCGCGCCGAATATCCCGATTGGTGGAACGCGCCGGTCAACGCATTCGGCGATCCCCAGGCCTGGCTCGGCATCATCGGGCTCGCGCCGGGCAAGCACGGCGCCAACCGCACGGGCCGCCCGTTCACCGGCGACCATGCCGGGCAATTGCTGTTCGACACGCTCGGAAAATTCGGGCTGGCGAGCGGGACGTACGAAGCGCGGCCCGACGACAGCCTGGCGCTGACCGGCGCGATCATCATCAATGCGGTCAAGTGCCTGCCGCCGCAGAACAAGCCGACCCCGGAGGAAATCCGCACCTGCCGCCCGTTCCTCGAGGGCCAGATCGGCGTTCTGCCCCGGGCGCGCATCTTCGTCGCGCTCGGCCAGATCGCGCACCAGTCGGCGGTCAAGGTGCTCGGCGGCAAGCTGCCCAAGGCCAAGTTCGGACATCTCGCCGAACACCGCATGCCCGACGGCCGCATCCTGATCGATAGCTATCACTGCTCGCGCTACAACCAGAATACCGGACGGCTGACGCCGGAAATGTTCGAGGCGGTGTTCGCCCGGGCGATCGCAGTGCGCGAGGCGATGTCCAGATAA
- the galE gene encoding UDP-glucose 4-epimerase GalE: MSKGSILITGGAGYIGSHAVLAALDAGWDVVVVDNLVTGFDWAVDPRATLVRANIEDDAAVRGAMREHGVIAVMHFAGSVVVPESVSDPLKYYRNNTTASRSLIESAVACEVRHFIFSSTAATYGIPDSVPVREDAPKHPINPYGMSKLMTEAMLADVAAAHPINYAALRYFNVAGADPEGRSGQSTAGATHLIKVAVEAATGKRGHVDVFGSDFATPDGTGVRDYIHVSDLADAHVHALDLLVAEPAKSHTLNAGYGRGYSVLEVLDAVDRATNVTIERRLQGRRAGDPDALIADNAAILAALPWRPQRDDLDAIVADALAWERTLAERG; the protein is encoded by the coding sequence ATGTCCAAAGGCAGCATCCTCATCACCGGCGGGGCCGGCTATATCGGCAGCCACGCGGTGCTCGCCGCGCTCGATGCCGGATGGGACGTGGTTGTCGTCGATAATCTCGTCACCGGCTTCGACTGGGCGGTCGATCCGCGCGCGACCCTGGTCCGGGCGAATATCGAGGACGATGCGGCGGTGCGCGGAGCGATGCGGGAGCATGGCGTCATCGCCGTCATGCACTTCGCCGGATCGGTGGTCGTGCCTGAATCGGTGAGCGATCCGCTCAAATACTACCGCAACAACACCACTGCCTCGCGCAGCCTGATCGAGAGCGCGGTGGCCTGCGAAGTGCGGCATTTCATCTTCTCGTCGACCGCCGCCACCTATGGCATTCCCGACAGCGTGCCAGTACGCGAGGATGCGCCCAAGCATCCGATCAATCCCTATGGGATGTCGAAGCTGATGACCGAGGCGATGCTGGCCGACGTCGCCGCCGCACACCCGATCAACTACGCGGCGCTACGCTATTTCAACGTCGCGGGTGCCGATCCCGAGGGGCGCTCGGGCCAGTCGACCGCAGGCGCCACCCACCTGATCAAGGTCGCGGTCGAGGCGGCGACCGGAAAGCGCGGGCATGTCGATGTGTTCGGCAGCGATTTCGCCACCCCCGACGGTACCGGGGTGCGCGACTATATCCATGTCAGCGACCTTGCCGATGCGCATGTCCACGCGCTCGATCTGCTGGTGGCAGAGCCGGCGAAGAGCCACACGCTGAACGCGGGCTATGGCCGCGGCTATTCGGTGCTCGAGGTGCTCGATGCGGTGGATCGCGCGACCAATGTCACCATCGAGCGGCGCTTGCAGGGGCGGCGCGCGGGCGATCCCGATGCGCTGATCGCGGACAACGCCGCGATTCTCGCCGCGCTGCCGTGGCGGCCGCAGCGCGACGATCTCGACGCCATCGTTGCCGACGCACTGGCGTGGGAACGCACGCTGGCCGAACGAGGATAG
- the msrA gene encoding peptide-methionine (S)-S-oxide reductase MsrA, whose translation MTTQTATLAGGCFWCTEAVYNDVIGVEKVESGYIGGTTENPTYKQVCSGTTGHAEAIRVTFDADQISYAELLDIFFATHDPTTLNRQGNDVGTQYRSAIFPHDAGQEEEARAAIERNAANWPQPIVTTIEPLATWYPAEDYHQEYWSGEGQRNPYCMAVIPPKLQKLRKSFAARSKAETAGA comes from the coding sequence ATGACGACCCAAACCGCAACATTGGCCGGCGGCTGCTTCTGGTGCACCGAGGCGGTGTATAACGACGTGATCGGCGTCGAAAAGGTCGAGAGCGGCTATATCGGCGGCACGACCGAAAATCCGACCTACAAGCAGGTATGTTCGGGCACTACCGGCCATGCCGAGGCGATCCGCGTGACGTTCGATGCCGACCAAATCAGCTATGCGGAGCTGCTGGATATCTTCTTTGCGACCCACGACCCCACGACGCTCAACCGCCAGGGGAACGATGTCGGGACGCAGTATCGCTCGGCGATCTTTCCGCACGATGCCGGCCAGGAAGAGGAAGCCAGGGCCGCGATCGAGCGCAACGCTGCCAACTGGCCCCAGCCGATCGTCACCACGATCGAGCCGCTCGCGACATGGTATCCGGCCGAGGACTATCATCAGGAATATTGGTCGGGCGAAGGGCAGCGGAACCCCTATTGCATGGCGGTGATCCCGCCCAAGCTGCAGAAGTTGCGCAAGAGCTTCGCGGCGCGGTCAAAGGCCGAAACGGCGGGAGCCTAG